Proteins encoded by one window of Nicotiana tabacum cultivar K326 chromosome 10, ASM71507v2, whole genome shotgun sequence:
- the LOC107820836 gene encoding uncharacterized protein LOC107820836, giving the protein MAYRRRQGMSKSSTFKEESFFRPPPDDDDSLSSSSSLAAQAIKASAAHRDSSLSSAYADSAFPHPHPSQAAASYEYTSLSSSNEAGGFWGVLARKAKAILDDDNISQQFEAPASSTLKETQYYRQYQNPNVSRKVDNPKLRKGLDALTSSLNHIGDTIGNALEEGRTIVENKTADIIQETRKLQIRRKGTNFEEQNHVSSLHSTWQQSSRQTTQPHTQTNHEDQLKASRDVAMATAAKAKLLLRELKTVKADLAFAKLRCSQLEEENKVLRESCGKGDNPADDDMIRLQLETLLAEKARLAHENSVYARENRFLREIVEYHQLTMQDIVYLDEGIEEVTEVYPIPAVSRMLSTSPPAPASPCTPSEVPLSRSSSVTALASIAPQVAADHEAPPTSTGEDLRSQ; this is encoded by the exons ATGGCGTACAGAAGGAGGCAAGGGATGAGCAAGTCGTCAACGTTCAAGGAGGAGAGCTTTTTCCGTCCGCCTCCCGATGATGATGATtccttatcttcttcttcttctcttgcCGCTCAGGCTATTAAAGCCTCTGCCGCTCATCGGGACTCTTCTCTCTCCTCCGCTTATGCCGATTCCGCTTTTCCCCATCCTCATCCTTCTCAG GCTGCTGCTTCCTATGAATATACATCACTGTCAAGTTCCAATGAAGCAGGTGGTTTTTGGGGTGTTCTGGCTAGAAAAGCTAAAGCAATTCTTGACGATGACAATATTTCCCAGCAATTCGAAGCTCCTGCCAGCAGCACCCTTAAAGAAACCCAG TATTATCGGCAATATCAGAACCCAAATGTTTCCAGAAAAGTGGACAATCCTAAACTGCGTAAGGGCCTGGATGCACTCACATCGTCTTTGAACCACATTGGTGATACCATCGGGAATGCATTGGAG GAGGGACGGACAATTGTTGAGAACAAGACTGCTGACATTATTCAAGAGACGCGCAAACTGCAGATCAGGAGAAAAGGTACCAACTTTGAGGAACAAAATCATGTTTCTAGTCTACATAGCACATGGCAGCAATCCTCAAGGCAAACGACTCAGCCGCATACACAAACCAATCATGAAGATCAACTAAAGGCATCTCGTGAT GTGGCAATGGCAACTGCTGCCAAAGCCAAGCTTCTTTTACGAGAGTTGAAAACTGTTAAAGCAGATCTTGCTTTCGCAAAACTAAGGTGTTCTCAgctggaagaagaaaataaagtccTTCGAGAGTCTTGTGGAAAGGGAGACAATCCTGCAGATGATGACATG ATACGCCTTCAGCTTGAGACACTATTAGCAGAGAAGGCTCGTCTAGCACATGAGAATTCCGTGTATGCTCGTGAGAATCGCTTCTTAAGAGAGATTGTAGAGTACCACCAATTAACCATGCAAGATATTGTGTATCTGGATGAGGGCATAGAAGAAGTAACAGAAGTGTATCCTATACCTGCCGTCTCAAGGATGCTTTCAACTTCCCCTCCAGCACCTGCATCCCCATGTACTCCCTCGGAAGTACCCTTATCACGCAGCTCCTCAGTGACAGCTCTTGCTTCCATTGCACCCCAAGTGGCAGCAGATCATG
- the LOC107764653 gene encoding protein PIN-LIKES 6, with translation MEFLLQGGESLIGTIRIAVLPIAKVFTICFMGFLMASKYVNILPANGRKLLDGLVFSLLLPCLMFSQLGQAITFEKLLQWWFIPVNVVIATISGSIIGLIVATIVRPPYPYFKFTIIQIGIGNIGNVPLVLIAALCRDKENPFGDYEKCSRDGNAYISFGQWVGAIVVYTYVFHMLAPPREGTFDVQDGNIHIKTPNKDSHPMGSSTEKVPLLTTAGPSSSTEEKSKSFFKLLYEKLKLKQIIQPPIIASILAIIIGCVPVLRRLIFTSDAPFYFFTDSCLILGDAMIPCILLALGGNLVNGPGTGSAKLGLKTTAAIIFGRLLLVPPTGLSIVMLADKLGFLPPDDKMFRFVLLLQHTMPTSVLSGAVANLRGCGKEAASILFWVHIFAVFSMAGWITLYLNILF, from the exons ATGGAGTTTCTTCTGCAAGGAGGAGAGTCTTTAATTGGGACCATTAGGATTGCTGTTTTGCCCATAGCAAAAGTTTTTACCATTTGCTTCATGGGATTTCTCATGGCCTCCAAGTATGTTAACATCTTGCCAGCCAATGGAAGGAAACTTTTAGACGGG TTGGTGTTTTCACTTTTGCTCCCATGTTTGATGTTCTCTCAACTTGGACAAGCCATTACTTTTGAGAAACTGCTTCAGTG GTGGTTTATCCCTGTAAACGTAGTCATTGCCACCATATCTGGTTCTATTATAGGTTTAATTGTTGCCACAATTGTACGCCCACCATACCCGTATTTTAAGTTTACCATTATACAGATTGGAATTG GGAATATTGGAAATGTACCTCTAGTCCTGATTGCAGCATTATGTAGAGATAAAGAAAATCCTTTTGGTGACTACGAGAAATGCTCTCGAGATGGAAATGCGTACATCTCATTTGGCCAGTGG GTTGGTGCAATTGTCGTGTACACCTATGTATTTCATATGCTCGCACCTCCTCGTGAAGGTACCTTTGATGTTCAAGATGGAAATATTCACATCAAGACTCCTAACAAAGATAGCCATCCAATGGGTAGTTCCACAGAGAAAGTTCCATTACTCACAACAGCTGGCCCAAGTTCTTCAACGGAAGAAAAG agtAAAAGTTTCTTTAAACTTCTCTATGAGAAACTGAAACTCAAGCAAATCATTCAACCCCCCATTATAGCTTCT ATCCTAGCTATTATCATAGGCTGTGTGCCAGTCCTAAGGCGACTGATATTTACTTCTGATGCTCCATTTTACTTCTTCACTGACAGCTGTTTGATTCTTGG GGACGCCATGATTCCCTGCATATTGTTGGCTTTAGGAGGCAACCTTGTTAATG GACCAGGAACTGGAAGTGCAAAGCTTGGTCTAAAGACAACTGCTGCCATTATTTTTGGGCGGCTGCTATTGGTTCCTCCAACTGGGCTTAGCATAGTTATGTTAGCTGATAAGCTTGGCTTCCTCCCCCCTGATGATAAAATGTTCAGATTTGTTTTACTTCTTCAGCATACTATGCCCACATCTGTACTTTCTG GTGCTGTTGCTAACTTGAGAGGATGTGGGAAAGAGGCAGCTTCTATCTTGTTCTGGGTTCATATCTTTGCTGTGTTCTCTATGGCCGGATGGATCACCCTCTATCTCAACATACTCTTTTGA
- the LOC107818206 gene encoding uncharacterized protein LOC107818206 — MDANSDAVSPEFSDYVFGHMSSILAVGQAGLAPSCALCHRLLMSDNEAGEFEEINMCADCKFLLLEDLGTPMRDYQRRMPVSRRRLYSSSESIENLFSQHFSQMINLARQNPANGVEHDNQSIEGDAGLRSVQHTSSRTTPSGSRRWRRVHSDTESDGADSLFGETESNVTFNGYRNFNSEIESISYSAYGGNSDASVDGNSYLDNDHSAHSDEGSDFETDTDIDPMGAGMYHWDSDNEEEEEDDNELEEVDTDARAQLQRSLRPNESSHPGSWPRQLRSPEFQGTVRFRIPEGSQRHVTDMSANSLELELRTDSSDYLDARTFEELLEHLSEADGLRRGAPPAAVSVLNHLPRLVVKEDHKQLDSLTCAICKDSLVVGIVVNQLPCSHLYHPSCILPWLMSRNSCPLCRYELPTDDLEYEYRKQRASSNLMAHGIPRHEINEDGSSSSTDGEENDEFGHGGAESAQVIHNDTVNEQSGSEGTRGRWFFAAAAPVVGVVGVVLMLWLGNPLMERSLSLPIFCSQGRRTNQSFTSQQVNNQSRKWWSLF, encoded by the coding sequence ATGGATGCAAACTCAGATGCTGTTTCACCTGAGTTTTCTGATTATGTGTTTGGCCACATGAGTAGCATTTTGGCTGTTGGCCAAGCTGGACTTGCTCCTTCATGTGCTTTATGTCATAGATTGTTGATGTCAGATAACGAGGCTGGTGAGTTTGAAGAAATAAATATGTGTGCTGATTGTAAATTTTTACTCCTGGAGGATCTTGGGACACCCATGCGAGATTATCAAAGGAGGATGCCTGTGTCGAGAAGAAGGTTGTACAGTAGTTCTGAGTCAATTGAGAATCTCTTTTCTCAACACTTCTCACAAATGATAAATTTGGCAAGGCAAAACCCAGCCAATGGTGTAGAGCATGATAATCAATCAATAGAAGGAGATGCTGGTTTAAGGTCAGTGCAGCACACCAGTTCTCGGACCACTCCAAGTGGGTCTAGGAGGTGGAGGAGGGTTCATTCTGACACTGAAAGTGATGGTGCTGATTCTCTATTTGGGGAGACTGAATCAAATGTCACCTTCAACGGGTATAGGAACTTTAATAGTGAAATTGAGTCCATTTCTTATAGTGCTTATGGAGGGAACTCTGATGCTTCTGTTGATGGTAATAGTTACCTTGATAATGATCATTCTGCTCACTCAGATGAAGGAAGTGACTTCGAAACTGATACTGATATTGACCCAATGGGTGCTGGTATGTATCACTGGGACTCTGATaacgaggaagaggaagaagatgacaATGAATTGGAGGAGGTTGATACTGATGCTAGAGCTCAGCTTCAAAGGTCATTACGCCCTAATGAAAGCAGTCACCCTGGAAGTTGGCCCAGACAGTTACGTTCTCCTGAATTTCAGGGTACAGTTCGTTTCAGAATTCCCGAGGGCAGTCAAAGACATGTTACTGACATGTCAGCCAACTCACTGGAGTTAGAACTGCGGACTGATTCCAGTGACTATCTTGATGCTAGAACTTTCGAGGAGTTACTAGAGCATCTCTCTGAAGCAGATGGCTTAAGAAGAGGAGCACCACCTGCAGCTGTCTCTGTTTTAAATCATCTACCACGTTTGGTTGTTAAAGAAGACCACAAACAGCTTGACAGTTTGACTTGTGCAATCTGCAAGGATTCTCTTGTTGTTGGCATAGTTGTAAACCAACTTCCTTGTTCTCACCTGTATCACCCCTCCTGTATTTTGCCTTGGCTAATGTCAAGAAACTCGTGCCCCCTTTGCCGCTATGAACTTCCAACTGATGACCTGGAATATGAGTACAGAAAGCAGAGGGCCAGTAGCAATTTGATGGCTCACGGAATCCCACGGCATGAAATAAATGAAGATGGTTCTTCTAGTAGCACCGATGGTGAAGAAAATGATGAATTTGGTCATGGTGGAGCAGAATCAGCGCAAGTGATCCATAATGACACTGTCAATGAACAATCTGGTAGTGAGGGTACACGAGGAAGATGGTTTTTTGCAGCTGCTGCTCCTGTTGTCGGTGTTGTTGGAGTTGTTCTGATGTTGTGGTTAGGTAACCCATTGATGGAGAGGAGCCTTAGTCTCCCTATTTTCTGCTCACAAGGGAGACGTACAAATCAATCTTTTACCTCTCAGCAGGTTAATAACCAAAGCAGGAAATGGTGGTCTCTgttttaa